CCGTACAGCGTGTCCTGGACATCACGGCCGAGGAGGTCCAGGAGGTCGCCAAGGCCCGTCTGCGCCCCGACAACCGCGCGGTGCTCGTGTACGAGCCGGTCGCTGCCGACACCACCGAAGAGGACGAGGAGGCGGCGAAGTGACCGAGCTCGCCACCATGGACTTCCACCCACAGCCCCAGGCGGGTCAGCCCAAGCCCTGGGCCTTCCCGGCGCCCGAGCGCGGCACGCTGGACAACGGCCTGACCGTGCTGCGCTGCCACCGCCCCGGCCAGCAAGTCGTCGCCGTCGAGGTGCTGCTCGCCGCGCCGCTGGAGGCCGAGCCCGTGGGCCTCGACGGCGTCGCCACGATCATGGCGCGCGCCTTCTCCGAGGGCACCGACAAGCTCTCCGCGGAGGAGTTCGCCGCCGAGCTGGAGCGCTGCGGCGCCACCCTCGACGCGCACGCCGATCACCCCGGCGTACGGCTGTCGCTCGAAGTGCCCGTCTCGCGCCTGCCCAAGGCGCTCGGGCTGCTCGCCGACGCCCTGAGGGCACCGGCGTTCGCGGAGAGCGAGGTCGAGCGCCTGGTGCGCAACCGGCTCGACGAGATCCCGCACGAGACGGCGAACCCGGCCCGGCGTGCCGCCAAGGAGCTCTCCAAGGAGCTGTTCCCGGCGACCTCGCGCATGTCGCGCCCGCGCCAGGGCACCGAGGAGACCGTCCAGAAGATCGACTCGACGACCGTACGCGCCTTCTTCGACAAGCACGTACGTCCCGCCACGTCCACCGCCGTGATTGTCGGCGACCTGACCGGCGTCGACCTCGACGCGCTGCTCGCCGAGACGCTCGGCGACTGGACCGGTTCGTCCGCCGAGCCGCGCCCCGTGCCGCCGGTGGCCGCCGACGACACCGGCCGTGTGATCATCGTGGACCGCCCCGGCGCGGTCCAGACGCAGCTGCTCATCGGCCGTGTCGGCGCCGACCGGCACGACCGTGTGTGGCCCGCCCAGGTGCTCGGCACGTACTGCCTCGGCGGCACTCTCACCTCGCGTCTGGACCGCGTCCTGCGCGAGGAAAAGGGCTACACCTACGGTGTGCGGGCGTTCGGCCAGGTCCTGCGCGCCGCGCCGGACGGAACCGGTATCGCGATGCTCGCCATCAGCGGCTCCGTGGACACCCCGAACACCGGCCCTGCGCTCGACGACCTCTGGAAGGTGCTGCGCACCCTCGCCGCAGAGGGCCTGACGGACGCCGAGCGCGACGTCGCCGTACAGAACCTGGTGGGGGTGGCGCCCCTCAAGTTCGAGACCGCGGCGGCCGTCGCGGGCACACTCGCGGACCAGGTCGAGCAGTACCTGCCGGACGACTACCAGGCGACGCTGTACCAGCAACTCGCCGCGACGGGCACCGTGGAGGCCACCGCGGCCGCCGTGAGCGCCTTCCCGGTGGACCGTCTGGTGACCGTCCTCGTCGGCGACGCCGCGCAGATCCAGGAGCCCGTCAAGGCCCTCGGAATCGGTGAAGTGACCGTCGTTTCGGCGGAGTAGAGGTTCACGGAGTGGAGGTTCAGCGGCTCAGTGGGGGCCGGCTGTAAGCCGAGCCGCACGCGGAGCGGAAGAGCGTGACTCCGCAGGGCCCGGGTGACTGAAGAGTCGCCCGGGCCCCTTTTTTGATCGGATTTCCGCTCGGGTCCTCGCTCGGACTTCATCCCCAAGATGTCCGTATTGGTAGGGAGGTTGCCCGTCTGCCCTGTGGCATGCACTACAAAAGCCGTGATCCGTTTGTTGATGGAAAGACGCTCCGTCTAGCGTCGGTGCGGCTGTTCGTCAGGCAGTGCGCCGCGCCCGCGGCACCGGACAGTCATCGCCGAGTCCCCGTACGGCGCGAGCCAGGGGAGCCGGGGACCCACACGTAGTCCCTGGGGTGAATCGGACGCCCTCCCTGGAGGGGGTCCGTAGGAGACCTTCCTGCTCCGAACCCGTCAGCTAACCCGGTAGGCGAGAGGGAAGGAAAGGATCAGCCCCTACATGGCGTTCACCTGTGGCCCCGGGAAACACCGCCGTCCGAGCCGCGTGAAGCGCTCCACCACGAACGCCGTCGGCGTCGCCGCGCTCACCACGACCGGTGTCATCGGAACCCTGGCCGCCCCGGCACTCGCCGCGGACGCCTCCGTCGAGCAGACCGGGCTGACCCAGGCCATCACCCTCGGCGACAACGTCGCCGCCCAGATCGACGCGCAGGCCGTCGCCCAGAAGCGCGCC
This portion of the Streptomyces mirabilis genome encodes:
- a CDS encoding pitrilysin family protein, encoding MTELATMDFHPQPQAGQPKPWAFPAPERGTLDNGLTVLRCHRPGQQVVAVEVLLAAPLEAEPVGLDGVATIMARAFSEGTDKLSAEEFAAELERCGATLDAHADHPGVRLSLEVPVSRLPKALGLLADALRAPAFAESEVERLVRNRLDEIPHETANPARRAAKELSKELFPATSRMSRPRQGTEETVQKIDSTTVRAFFDKHVRPATSTAVIVGDLTGVDLDALLAETLGDWTGSSAEPRPVPPVAADDTGRVIIVDRPGAVQTQLLIGRVGADRHDRVWPAQVLGTYCLGGTLTSRLDRVLREEKGYTYGVRAFGQVLRAAPDGTGIAMLAISGSVDTPNTGPALDDLWKVLRTLAAEGLTDAERDVAVQNLVGVAPLKFETAAAVAGTLADQVEQYLPDDYQATLYQQLAATGTVEATAAAVSAFPVDRLVTVLVGDAAQIQEPVKALGIGEVTVVSAE